The Chryseobacterium indicum genome contains a region encoding:
- a CDS encoding TonB-dependent receptor, whose amino-acid sequence MKGLFFLGLTVGSFAFLQAQNSDSLKVREIEAVNFTKRLPVAKEIINVQKDLDSRNLGQDLPILLKNQTSIISTSDAGNGVGYTGFRIRGVAGSAINVMMNGVPYNDSESQGTFFVNVPDLTSSASQILIQRGVGTSNNGSAAFGASINVLSKDPEEKFYFKTDDSYGSFNTYKYSAEIGSGKFWGNRLSVMGRYTHINSDGYIDRAFSKLNSYNLTALYEEGNTRIRLMAFGGKEKTYQAWNGIDRKTWETDPKFNYSGAIYDSNWENIVGFYDNETDNYRQNHYQLLWEQKFNERWNLETTVHYTKGKGYYENYKQDAKFSKYNLPNFINGSQTLTRTDFIRKKWLDNDFYGVVSTLYGKLGAVDVNFGAVANQYYGRHFGNVTGVFLPQIDEHEYYRNRSVKNEVSGFAKALVRMNDFEFFGDLQLRNVDYDTKIITAGDGEGADLNKNWLFFNPKAGINYKISAGKIFVSYAHAHREPNRDDLLANNEVKAEKLHDFEAGVEKQFGKVSFTANLYYMYYVNQLVLNGELNNVGAFIRTNSGKSYRSGIELGALAKLSKQWELSGNVSFSNNRNLDFKVETETGVKDLGNTQISFSPDVIANLGLKFNPTQNFQFALMNQYVGKQYLDNSEDENLQLKDYFLTDFNAQYQFKIKNNEIALKLLVNNLFNKKYVNNGAVYDGSPYYFSQAGTNFMFGISWKIQ is encoded by the coding sequence ATGAAAGGATTATTTTTTTTAGGGCTTACCGTTGGCTCTTTCGCTTTTTTACAGGCGCAGAATTCCGATTCCCTGAAAGTAAGGGAAATTGAAGCCGTTAATTTTACCAAAAGACTTCCTGTTGCCAAAGAAATCATCAATGTTCAAAAAGATTTGGACAGCAGAAATTTAGGACAGGATCTCCCGATTTTACTGAAGAATCAGACTTCCATCATTTCAACTTCAGATGCCGGAAACGGAGTGGGGTATACAGGATTCCGGATTCGTGGTGTTGCGGGAAGTGCCATCAATGTCATGATGAACGGTGTTCCGTACAATGATTCCGAAAGTCAGGGGACATTTTTCGTGAATGTTCCGGATCTTACGAGTTCCGCATCACAGATTTTAATTCAGAGAGGGGTGGGAACTTCCAATAATGGTTCTGCAGCTTTTGGAGCAAGCATCAATGTGCTTTCCAAAGATCCTGAAGAGAAGTTTTATTTTAAAACAGATGACAGTTACGGATCATTCAACACCTATAAATATTCTGCGGAAATAGGTTCCGGAAAATTCTGGGGAAACCGTCTTTCTGTAATGGGAAGATATACCCACATCAATTCTGACGGATATATAGACCGCGCTTTTTCAAAATTAAATTCTTACAATTTGACGGCTCTGTACGAAGAAGGAAATACAAGAATTCGTCTGATGGCTTTCGGAGGAAAAGAAAAAACGTATCAGGCGTGGAACGGAATCGACCGGAAAACATGGGAAACCGATCCTAAATTTAATTATTCGGGAGCGATTTACGACTCGAATTGGGAAAACATCGTCGGATTTTATGATAATGAAACGGATAATTACCGACAAAACCATTATCAGTTGCTTTGGGAACAGAAATTCAATGAAAGATGGAATCTGGAAACAACGGTACATTATACCAAAGGAAAAGGATATTATGAAAATTATAAGCAGGATGCTAAATTTTCTAAATATAATCTTCCTAACTTCATCAACGGTTCTCAAACCTTAACGAGAACAGATTTTATAAGAAAAAAATGGCTGGATAACGATTTTTACGGAGTAGTTTCTACGCTTTACGGAAAATTGGGAGCTGTTGATGTGAACTTCGGAGCCGTTGCCAATCAATACTACGGAAGACATTTCGGAAATGTAACCGGCGTTTTTCTTCCTCAAATTGATGAACATGAATATTACAGAAACCGCTCTGTGAAAAACGAAGTTTCAGGTTTTGCCAAAGCACTGGTAAGAATGAATGATTTTGAATTTTTCGGAGACCTGCAATTGAGAAATGTAGATTATGATACAAAAATCATCACGGCAGGAGATGGAGAAGGCGCTGATTTAAATAAAAACTGGCTGTTCTTTAATCCAAAAGCGGGGATCAATTATAAAATTTCAGCGGGAAAAATTTTTGTTTCTTATGCTCATGCGCACCGCGAACCGAACAGAGATGATCTGTTGGCAAATAATGAAGTAAAGGCTGAAAAGCTGCACGATTTTGAAGCCGGAGTAGAGAAGCAGTTCGGAAAAGTATCTTTTACCGCGAACTTGTATTATATGTATTACGTGAATCAGTTGGTTTTAAATGGCGAACTGAATAATGTGGGAGCTTTCATCAGAACAAATTCGGGGAAAAGTTACAGAAGCGGAATTGAGCTTGGAGCTTTGGCAAAGCTTTCCAAACAGTGGGAGCTTTCCGGAAATGTGAGTTTCAGCAACAACAGGAATTTAGATTTTAAAGTGGAAACAGAAACAGGCGTTAAAGATCTCGGAAATACGCAGATTTCTTTTTCTCCGGATGTGATTGCGAATTTAGGGTTAAAATTCAATCCGACGCAGAATTTCCAGTTTGCATTGATGAATCAGTATGTCGGAAAACAATATCTGGATAATTCGGAAGATGAAAATTTACAGCTTAAAGATTACTTTTTAACCGATTTTAATGCGCAGTATCAGTTTAAAATTAAAAATAATGAGATTGCCCTGAAGCTTTTGGTAAATAATTTATTCAATAAAAAGTATGTGAACAACGGAGCAGTTTATGACGGCTCTCCATATTATTTTTCTCAGGCAGGAACGAATTTTATGTTTGGGATCAGCTGGAAAATTCAGTAA
- a CDS encoding WG repeat-containing protein: MKNAASVLFLFISVFVFSQAKTVKKLPSKTGSKTVVKKLPENTKLNSNFPIINEELPLLIPKKQDDKFGYVNQKGKFIIQPEYHIAVFFYEDCNLLNSPNVKLRKFGTADYATVEKDEISYRVDRTGKRVYQYKQSDLAKCPHKEYVQQLFQVYTMNGFFGIIEKATFENPYDYKQFKIYPQYDYLFILEGDDVANPMIIASKNNVFGVVDVNGKVIIPFEYSDIKRNFSWKLGKMFEVSKDSKNYYYVDSQNKTY, translated from the coding sequence ATGAAAAATGCAGCTTCGGTTTTATTCCTTTTTATTTCGGTTTTTGTTTTTTCTCAGGCTAAAACAGTGAAGAAATTGCCTTCGAAGACAGGTTCTAAAACTGTGGTTAAAAAATTACCAGAAAATACAAAGCTGAATAGCAATTTTCCGATCATTAACGAAGAGCTTCCGCTTTTAATTCCTAAAAAACAGGATGATAAATTCGGGTATGTGAACCAAAAAGGAAAATTCATCATTCAGCCTGAATATCATATTGCCGTATTTTTTTATGAAGACTGTAATCTTTTAAATTCTCCTAATGTAAAACTCAGAAAATTCGGGACTGCGGATTATGCAACGGTAGAGAAAGATGAAATTTCTTACCGGGTAGACAGAACAGGAAAAAGAGTGTATCAGTATAAACAGTCTGATCTGGCAAAATGTCCTCACAAAGAATATGTTCAGCAGCTTTTTCAGGTGTATACGATGAATGGTTTTTTCGGAATCATCGAAAAAGCAACGTTTGAAAATCCTTATGATTACAAACAGTTTAAAATTTATCCTCAATACGATTACCTTTTTATTTTAGAAGGTGATGATGTTGCCAATCCGATGATTATTGCTTCAAAAAACAATGTTTTCGGAGTGGTGGATGTGAATGGAAAGGTGATTATTCCGTTTGAATATTCTGATATTAAACGAAATTTTAGCTGGAAGCTTGGTAAAATGTTCGAGGTTTCAAAAGACAGTAAGAATTATTACTATGTAGATTCGCAGAATAAGACCTATTAA
- a CDS encoding bifunctional aconitate hydratase 2/2-methylisocitrate dehydratase: MNIYQDYIQEIEERKTQGLHPKPIDSAELLSEIIAQIKDTANEYRADSLKFFIYNTLPGTTSAAGVKAKFLKEIILGESVVEEISPVFAFELLSHMKGGKSIEVLLDLALGNDENIARQAAEVLKTQVFLYEADTTRLKEAFNIGNEIAKEILESYAKAEFFTKLPEVAEEIKVVTFIAGEGDISTDLLSPGNQAHSRSDRELHGKCMITPQAQEEIKALQAKYPDASVMLIAEKGTMGVGSSRMSGVNNVALWTGKQASPYIPFVNIAPIVGGTNGISPIFLTTVDVTGGIGIDLKNWVKKVDENGNAVLNEEGEPILEQTYSVATGTVLTINTKEKKLYNGDQELIDLTKSFTPQKMEFIKAGGSYAIVFGKKLQTFAAEVLGIEAPVVFAPSKEISHEGQGLTAVEKIFNRNAVGKTPGKILHAGSDVRVKVNIVGSQDTTGLMTAQELESMAATVISPVVDGAYQSGCHTASVWDKKAQANIPKLMKFMNEFGLITARDPKGEYHAMTDVIHKVLNDITVDEWAIIIGGDSHTRMSKGVAFGADSGTVALALATGEASMPIPESVKVTFKGTMKEHMDFRDVVHATQAQMLKQFGGENVFQGRIIEVHIGTLPADQAFTFTDWTAEMKAKASINISEDATLIESLEIAKSRIQIMIDKGMDNHNQVLQGLIDKANKRIEEIRSGEKPALTPDSNAKYYAEVVVDLDAIVEPMIADPDVNNEDVSKRYTHDTIRDLTYYGGEKKVDLGFVGSCMVHKGDLKIVSQMLKNIEKQNGTVEFKAPLVVAAPTYNIIDELKAEGDWEFLEKYSGFEFDDNAPKGEARVEYKNMMYLERPGCNLCMGNQEKAAKGDTVLATSTRLFQGRVVEDSERKKGESLLASTPVVVLSAIMGRIPSIDEYKTAVEGIDLTTFVPSIKELTSTSAH, from the coding sequence ATGAATATTTATCAGGATTACATCCAAGAGATTGAGGAAAGAAAAACTCAGGGGCTTCATCCAAAGCCGATTGACAGTGCAGAATTATTAAGCGAGATCATCGCACAGATTAAAGATACAGCAAACGAATATAGAGCTGATTCTCTTAAATTTTTTATTTACAACACCTTACCCGGAACCACGAGTGCAGCCGGTGTAAAAGCTAAATTTTTAAAAGAAATTATTCTTGGTGAATCTGTAGTAGAAGAAATCTCTCCGGTTTTTGCTTTCGAATTGTTATCCCACATGAAAGGTGGAAAATCTATCGAAGTATTGCTGGATCTGGCTTTAGGAAACGACGAAAATATCGCAAGACAGGCTGCAGAAGTATTGAAAACGCAGGTTTTCCTTTATGAAGCAGATACAACCCGTCTGAAAGAAGCCTTCAATATCGGGAACGAAATTGCAAAAGAAATTCTGGAAAGCTATGCAAAAGCAGAATTCTTCACAAAACTTCCTGAAGTTGCTGAAGAAATTAAAGTGGTTACTTTCATCGCAGGTGAAGGAGATATTTCTACCGATTTACTTTCTCCGGGAAATCAGGCACACTCAAGATCAGACCGCGAATTACACGGAAAATGTATGATTACGCCTCAGGCGCAGGAAGAGATTAAAGCCTTACAGGCAAAATATCCGGATGCAAGTGTAATGCTTATCGCAGAAAAAGGAACAATGGGAGTTGGTTCTTCGCGTATGTCCGGTGTAAACAACGTTGCACTCTGGACGGGAAAACAGGCAAGTCCTTATATTCCTTTCGTAAATATTGCTCCTATTGTTGGAGGTACTAACGGAATTTCACCAATTTTCCTTACAACAGTAGACGTAACCGGAGGTATCGGAATCGATCTTAAAAACTGGGTAAAGAAAGTAGACGAAAACGGAAACGCTGTTCTTAACGAAGAAGGCGAACCTATTCTTGAGCAGACTTATTCTGTTGCAACGGGAACGGTTTTAACCATCAATACCAAAGAGAAAAAATTATACAACGGAGATCAGGAACTTATTGATCTTACAAAATCTTTCACACCGCAGAAAATGGAATTCATTAAAGCGGGAGGATCTTACGCTATTGTTTTCGGTAAAAAATTACAGACATTCGCTGCTGAAGTTTTAGGCATCGAAGCTCCGGTTGTTTTTGCACCTTCTAAAGAAATTTCTCACGAAGGACAGGGGCTTACTGCGGTTGAAAAAATCTTCAACAGAAATGCAGTAGGAAAAACTCCGGGTAAAATCTTACACGCAGGTTCTGATGTACGTGTGAAAGTAAACATCGTAGGTTCTCAGGATACTACAGGTTTAATGACGGCTCAGGAACTGGAATCTATGGCTGCAACGGTAATTTCTCCGGTAGTAGACGGAGCTTACCAGTCCGGATGCCACACCGCTTCAGTTTGGGATAAAAAAGCACAGGCTAATATTCCTAAATTAATGAAATTCATGAACGAATTCGGTTTGATCACAGCGCGCGACCCGAAAGGCGAATATCACGCGATGACGGACGTTATTCACAAGGTTCTTAACGATATTACCGTAGACGAATGGGCAATCATCATCGGAGGAGATTCTCACACGAGAATGTCTAAAGGAGTTGCTTTCGGGGCAGATTCAGGAACTGTTGCTCTTGCTTTAGCAACGGGAGAAGCATCAATGCCAATTCCGGAATCTGTAAAAGTAACGTTCAAAGGAACCATGAAAGAACATATGGATTTCCGTGATGTGGTTCATGCAACTCAGGCTCAGATGCTGAAACAGTTCGGAGGAGAGAACGTATTTCAGGGAAGAATTATTGAAGTTCACATCGGAACACTTCCTGCAGATCAGGCATTTACCTTCACAGACTGGACGGCTGAAATGAAAGCAAAAGCTTCCATTAATATTTCTGAAGATGCTACTTTAATCGAGTCTCTGGAAATTGCAAAAAGCAGAATCCAGATCATGATTGATAAAGGAATGGATAACCACAATCAGGTTCTACAGGGATTAATTGACAAGGCTAATAAAAGAATTGAGGAAATCAGATCCGGTGAAAAACCTGCTCTGACTCCGGATTCCAATGCTAAATATTACGCTGAAGTTGTTGTAGATCTTGATGCCATCGTAGAACCGATGATCGCCGATCCGGATGTAAACAACGAAGATGTTTCTAAAAGATATACGCACGATACCATCAGAGATTTAACGTATTACGGTGGTGAGAAAAAAGTAGATCTTGGTTTCGTCGGATCTTGTATGGTTCACAAAGGAGATTTAAAGATTGTTTCTCAAATGCTTAAAAACATTGAAAAACAAAACGGTACGGTAGAATTTAAAGCTCCGCTTGTGGTGGCTGCTCCTACCTATAACATCATCGATGAATTAAAAGCTGAAGGCGACTGGGAATTTTTAGAGAAATATTCTGGTTTTGAGTTTGACGATAATGCTCCTAAAGGCGAAGCTCGTGTTGAATACAAAAACATGATGTATCTAGAAAGACCGGGATGTAACCTGTGTATGGGGAATCAGGAAAAAGCAGCGAAAGGAGATACGGTTTTAGCCACTTCTACACGTCTTTTCCAGGGAAGAGTGGTTGAAGATTCTGAACGTAAAAAAGGAGAGTCTCTGTTAGCTTCAACTCCGGTGGTTGTGCTTTCTGCGATCATGGGAAGAATTCCAAGCATCGATGAGTATAAAACAGCGGTTGAAGGGATTGACCTTACTACTTTTGTTCCTTCTATTAAAGAACTGACAAGTACAAGCGCTCACTAA
- a CDS encoding aconitate hydratase, whose protein sequence is MTFDIDMIKKVYERYPERIAAARKVVGKPLTLSEKILYTHLWEGNATQAHERGNSYVDFAPDRVAMQDATAQMALLQFMQAGKAKVAVPSTAHADHLIQARVGAEADLQEGINKNSEVFNFLSSVCDKYGIGFWKPGAGIIHQVVLENYAFPGGMMIGTDSHTVNAGGLGMVAIGVGGADAVDVMAGMAWELKMPKLIGVKLTGKMSGWTSAKDVILKVAGILTVKGGTGCIVEYFGEGAESLSATGKGTICNMGAEIGATTSTFGYDDSMRRYLSSTGRQDVVDAADQIAEHLTGDPEVYANPEQYFDQLIEINLSELTPHLNGPFTPDLATPVSEFRAKAEANGWPLEVEWALIGSCTNSSYEDLSRAASIVEDAVAKGVKPKAILGINPGSEQVKFTAERDGFLDSFRKFENARIFTNACGPCIGQWDREGAEKGEKNSIIHSFNRNFAKRADGNPNTHAFVASPEMVAAVAISGRLDFNPITDTLTNEVGEQIKLDEPKGFELPEKGFAVDDNGYQAPSEDGSSVQVNVSPTSDRLQLLEEFPAWDGKNITGARLLIKAFGKCTTDHISMAGPWLKYRGHLDNISNNMLIGAVNAFNMETNKVKNQLTGEYGEVPAVQRDYKAAGIPSIVVGDQNYGEGSSREHAAMEPRHLGVKAVLVKSFARIHETNLKKQGMLGITFANEADYDKILEDDVINFLDLDQFAPGKQLTLEFIHSDGTKDIVMANHTYNDQQIDWFKAGSALNLIKQQEKN, encoded by the coding sequence ATGACTTTTGATATTGATATGATCAAAAAAGTGTACGAGCGTTACCCTGAAAGAATTGCTGCGGCAAGAAAAGTAGTGGGAAAACCTCTTACCCTTTCAGAAAAAATCCTTTACACCCACCTTTGGGAAGGAAACGCAACGCAGGCACACGAAAGAGGAAATTCTTATGTAGATTTCGCACCGGACAGAGTAGCGATGCAGGATGCAACGGCACAAATGGCACTGCTACAGTTTATGCAGGCAGGAAAAGCGAAAGTGGCTGTTCCTTCAACCGCTCACGCCGATCACCTTATTCAGGCAAGAGTAGGTGCAGAAGCAGATTTACAGGAAGGTATCAACAAAAACTCGGAAGTTTTCAATTTCCTGAGCTCGGTTTGTGATAAGTACGGAATCGGTTTCTGGAAGCCAGGAGCCGGAATTATCCATCAGGTTGTACTGGAAAACTATGCTTTCCCAGGAGGAATGATGATCGGAACTGACTCTCATACTGTAAACGCAGGAGGTTTAGGAATGGTTGCCATCGGAGTCGGTGGTGCAGATGCAGTTGACGTAATGGCAGGAATGGCTTGGGAACTTAAAATGCCGAAATTAATTGGGGTAAAACTAACCGGTAAAATGTCCGGCTGGACTTCCGCAAAAGACGTGATTCTAAAAGTAGCAGGAATTCTTACCGTAAAAGGAGGAACTGGCTGCATCGTAGAATACTTTGGAGAAGGAGCTGAATCTCTTTCTGCGACAGGTAAAGGAACCATCTGTAACATGGGAGCGGAAATCGGAGCAACGACTTCTACTTTCGGATATGATGATTCCATGAGAAGATATCTTTCGTCTACCGGAAGACAGGATGTTGTAGATGCGGCAGATCAGATTGCAGAACATTTAACAGGAGATCCTGAAGTGTATGCAAATCCTGAACAATATTTTGATCAGCTAATTGAAATTAATCTTTCTGAACTGACTCCTCACTTAAACGGACCTTTCACTCCGGATCTGGCAACGCCTGTTTCTGAATTCAGAGCAAAAGCAGAAGCCAACGGATGGCCTTTAGAAGTAGAATGGGCACTGATTGGCTCCTGTACCAATTCGTCCTACGAAGATTTATCGAGAGCAGCTTCTATTGTGGAAGACGCAGTAGCAAAAGGAGTAAAACCAAAAGCAATTCTGGGAATTAATCCGGGTTCTGAGCAGGTGAAATTTACCGCAGAAAGAGACGGGTTTTTAGATTCGTTCAGAAAGTTTGAGAATGCAAGAATCTTTACGAACGCCTGCGGTCCTTGTATCGGACAATGGGACAGAGAAGGTGCTGAAAAAGGTGAAAAGAATTCAATCATCCATTCATTCAACAGAAACTTTGCAAAAAGAGCAGACGGAAATCCAAATACCCACGCTTTCGTAGCTTCTCCGGAAATGGTAGCTGCTGTTGCAATTTCAGGAAGACTGGATTTTAATCCGATTACCGATACTTTAACCAACGAAGTTGGAGAGCAAATTAAATTAGACGAGCCTAAAGGTTTTGAATTACCGGAAAAAGGATTCGCGGTAGATGACAATGGTTATCAGGCGCCTTCTGAAGACGGATCTTCTGTTCAGGTAAATGTAAGCCCAACTTCAGACAGACTTCAGTTGCTGGAAGAATTTCCGGCTTGGGACGGCAAAAACATTACGGGAGCAAGACTTTTAATAAAGGCTTTCGGAAAATGTACCACCGACCACATTTCTATGGCAGGACCATGGCTGAAATACAGAGGTCACCTTGATAATATTTCAAATAATATGTTGATCGGAGCAGTCAATGCGTTCAACATGGAAACGAATAAAGTTAAAAATCAGCTGACTGGAGAATACGGAGAAGTTCCTGCTGTACAGAGAGATTATAAAGCCGCAGGAATTCCATCCATTGTTGTGGGAGACCAAAACTACGGGGAAGGTTCTTCAAGAGAGCACGCAGCAATGGAACCGAGACATTTGGGTGTAAAAGCTGTTTTGGTAAAATCGTTTGCGAGAATTCATGAAACCAACCTTAAAAAACAGGGAATGTTGGGAATTACTTTTGCCAATGAAGCAGATTATGATAAAATTCTGGAAGATGATGTGATCAATTTCCTGGATCTTGATCAGTTTGCTCCGGGAAAACAACTGACTTTAGAATTCATCCATTCAGATGGCACGAAAGACATTGTGATGGCAAACCATACATACAACGATCAGCAAATTGACTGGTTTAAGGCAGGTTCTGCTTTGAATCTGATCAAACAACAGGAGAAAAATTAA
- a CDS encoding outer membrane beta-barrel protein gives MKKAIIALSLLGSIFSFAQEKTNNQATKEKQIEGVTITKTKKAVEQKADRTIFDFSEQPQLNNGNVLEGIKKLPGLVSTDIAGMMYQGKVLDVYLNGRPLNITSNELNSFLEGMPANSVDRIEVITQPGAEFPATSGGAIMNIITNKNANKYLTATYSGNYSFTNYDKFRSRTSNSLNLNARNKIFGWQLNVGQNYRESMLNSNQDNLMLSNTDRVGRGYFAKSGLTFDLGQDRLLLNYDIYHNNNDNYTSSNGLADLPYYLNPNIIREGKFSSFDAAHTDNLRQEAVVTYQKRFTEKSQKLDFQFGFTKSDSKFIQDNIFTDVVYTNPVENSPTIPFSNKLNNKSDMEIANFKVDYSQPLKILDGGKVSLGGLYEHQNFDTESKGITNLEYTRQTTATYLEFQAKLKKFDFILGTRAENYDISGVTRYYNNKNLIEADLLPFNKFKLFPNASVQYNLMNQVYVAANYNKKINLPSISALNPNNTTFQGPNTQVTGNPNLQPTIFDNYEIKISAFDYAFIGYSVSSAKNQVAQIIRKDGKNLFNEQINISEMKIHNFNVGLPVPFMIFSKPLSEIMKFNFNPDKINFMYIYAGYQKHDIDNLNNKGFWILNLMTQIILPKEIKLTANYSYLTPKAGYFYFTAEKPFNNSVDLTLTKKFMDNRLTVSVFANDIFNGQLMQVRSNPPSGETVMLRTKYDSRNFGLSVNYKIPTKNKLAKEDANILNQTKKDENGGVMQQGQ, from the coding sequence ATGAAAAAAGCAATTATTGCGTTATCCCTTTTGGGCAGCATCTTTTCTTTTGCCCAGGAAAAAACGAATAACCAGGCAACCAAAGAAAAACAAATTGAAGGAGTAACCATTACCAAAACTAAAAAAGCCGTTGAACAGAAAGCCGACCGTACGATTTTCGATTTTTCGGAACAGCCACAGCTTAATAACGGAAACGTTCTGGAAGGCATCAAAAAACTTCCCGGTTTGGTTTCTACCGATATCGCAGGAATGATGTATCAGGGAAAAGTTCTGGATGTTTATTTAAACGGAAGACCATTGAACATTACTTCCAATGAGCTAAATTCTTTTCTTGAAGGAATGCCCGCCAATTCTGTAGACCGAATTGAAGTGATTACACAGCCCGGTGCAGAATTTCCTGCCACTTCAGGCGGTGCTATCATGAATATTATTACCAATAAAAATGCGAATAAATATTTAACGGCAACGTATTCCGGAAATTATTCTTTTACGAATTATGATAAATTCAGAAGCAGAACAAGCAACTCTTTAAATCTGAATGCGAGAAATAAAATTTTCGGATGGCAATTGAATGTTGGGCAGAATTACCGTGAAAGTATGTTGAACAGCAATCAGGACAATTTAATGTTAAGCAATACGGACAGAGTGGGAAGAGGATATTTTGCAAAATCCGGGCTTACTTTTGATCTCGGACAGGACAGATTGCTTTTAAATTATGATATTTACCATAATAACAACGATAATTATACTTCCAGCAACGGACTTGCAGATCTTCCATACTATCTGAATCCGAATATTATCAGAGAAGGAAAATTTTCCAGTTTTGATGCAGCTCACACCGACAATTTGAGACAGGAAGCTGTAGTAACGTATCAGAAACGTTTTACGGAAAAATCTCAGAAGCTGGATTTTCAGTTTGGTTTTACAAAATCCGACAGTAAATTTATTCAGGATAATATTTTTACAGATGTGGTTTATACCAACCCTGTTGAAAATAGTCCCACAATTCCTTTTTCAAATAAGCTGAACAACAAATCGGATATGGAAATCGCCAATTTTAAGGTAGATTATTCTCAGCCTTTAAAGATTCTGGACGGTGGAAAAGTAAGTTTGGGAGGATTGTACGAGCATCAGAATTTTGATACGGAAAGCAAAGGAATCACGAATTTAGAATACACCAGACAGACAACAGCAACTTATCTGGAATTTCAGGCTAAGCTGAAAAAGTTCGATTTTATTTTGGGAACGCGTGCTGAAAATTATGATATTTCCGGTGTTACAAGATATTACAACAACAAAAATCTTATTGAGGCAGATCTTCTTCCTTTTAACAAGTTTAAATTGTTCCCGAACGCAAGTGTTCAGTACAATCTGATGAATCAGGTGTATGTAGCGGCGAATTACAATAAAAAGATCAATTTGCCGAGTATTTCCGCCTTAAACCCGAACAACACCACATTTCAGGGACCCAATACGCAGGTAACAGGAAACCCGAATCTTCAGCCAACGATTTTTGACAATTATGAAATAAAAATTTCGGCTTTCGATTATGCATTTATCGGATACAGTGTAAGTTCAGCAAAAAATCAGGTTGCACAGATCATCAGAAAAGACGGAAAAAACCTGTTCAACGAGCAGATCAATATTTCTGAAATGAAAATCCACAATTTCAATGTCGGCTTACCGGTTCCTTTCATGATTTTCAGCAAACCATTGAGCGAAATTATGAAGTTTAATTTCAATCCGGATAAGATTAACTTCATGTATATTTATGCAGGTTATCAGAAGCATGATATTGACAATCTGAACAATAAAGGATTCTGGATTCTGAATCTGATGACGCAGATCATTTTACCGAAAGAGATCAAGTTAACCGCAAATTACAGTTATCTGACTCCAAAAGCAGGGTATTTTTATTTCACCGCAGAAAAACCATTCAACAATTCTGTGGATCTTACGCTGACTAAGAAATTTATGGACAATCGTTTGACGGTTTCTGTATTTGCCAATGATATTTTCAACGGACAATTGATGCAGGTTCGCTCCAATCCGCCTTCAGGAGAAACGGTAATGCTGAGAACGAAATACGACTCAAGAAATTTCGGATTATCAGTTAATTACAAAATCCCGACGAAGAACAAATTGGCAAAAGAAGATGCAAACATCCTGAATCAGACGAAGAAAGATGAAAATGGCGGTGTGATGCAGCAGGGACAGTAG
- a CDS encoding HesA/MoeB/ThiF family protein — protein MKKEDVFARYSRQIFIEEIGLEGQKKIMNSKVLVIGAGGLGSPVIQYLAAAGVGTLGVVDFDEVELHNLNRQIIHNEKTVGISKVKSAEMFVRNLNHQIKFIGIEQKIDESNAEELISGFDIIIDGSDNFKTRYLVNDVCVQLKKPLVYGSILGFSGQAAIFNYNGSKNLRDIFPEPPFDEQLPDCDSLGVLGALPGIVGSMMANLALKIITDLPLPLNQLTLIDTLNWRFQTIDF, from the coding sequence ATGAAAAAAGAAGACGTCTTCGCACGATACAGCCGACAAATTTTCATAGAAGAAATCGGTCTGGAAGGTCAAAAAAAAATAATGAATTCTAAAGTTTTGGTAATCGGAGCTGGAGGTTTGGGAAGTCCTGTTATTCAATATTTGGCTGCTGCAGGAGTAGGAACTTTGGGGGTCGTGGATTTTGATGAGGTGGAACTCCATAATTTAAACCGACAAATTATTCACAATGAAAAAACGGTCGGAATTTCTAAAGTAAAAAGCGCCGAAATGTTTGTCAGAAATCTAAATCATCAAATTAAATTCATCGGAATTGAACAAAAAATAGATGAATCAAACGCAGAAGAATTGATTTCCGGATTTGATATCATTATTGATGGTTCCGATAATTTTAAAACGAGATATTTAGTTAATGATGTTTGTGTACAACTAAAAAAGCCTTTGGTGTATGGAAGTATTCTCGGCTTTTCGGGGCAGGCTGCGATTTTTAATTATAATGGCAGTAAAAATTTAAGAGATATTTTTCCGGAACCGCCTTTTGATGAACAGCTTCCGGATTGTGACAGTTTGGGCGTTTTAGGAGCTTTACCGGGAATTGTAGGAAGCATGATGGCGAATTTAGCTTTGAAAATTATTACAGATTTACCATTGCCGTTGAATCAGTTAACGTTGATTGATACGTTGAATTGGCGTTTTCAGACTATTGATTTTTAG